Proteins encoded in a region of the Vicia villosa cultivar HV-30 ecotype Madison, WI linkage group LG5, Vvil1.0, whole genome shotgun sequence genome:
- the LOC131606481 gene encoding pentatricopeptide repeat-containing protein At5g48910-like, whose amino-acid sequence MNNPMLKPPTTPYHHPQHLIPQIKTCKNLKQLKQLHAIFIKTNKTNDPTVSTELLKLSATSDFRDPVYALSLFDQMSQPNVFAWNTVIRALADSSSNADDALLMFCRMLSDGAVEPNGFTFPSVLKACWAVAGLGEGKQVHGLVVKLGFVEDEFVVSNLLRMYVMCGSSEDASVLFHRNVDGNGMVVRGKRRQEGNVVLCNVMIDGYVKIGKIDAARELFDKMVERSVVSWNAMISGYAQNGLFMEAVDLFHRMMEIGDVLPNRVTLVSVLPAISRLGALELGKWVHSYAERNGVRIDEVLGSALVDMYAKCGSIEKAIQVFERLSKTNVIAWNAIIGGLAMHGKANDVLDCFSRMKRSGVSPSDVTYIAILSACSHAGLVEKGRSIFNDMVNRVGLEPRIEHYGCMVDLLGRAGYLEEAEELITNMPIRPDDVIWKALLGACKMHKNVKIGRRAAEVLMKLAPHDSGAYVALSNLYASSGNWDGVAEVRLMMKELDIRKDPGCSWIEIDGVIHEFLVEDDSHPRAKEIHSMLKEISNKLSLVGHVQDTTQVLLKMDEKHKESLLHYHSEKIAVAFGLISTSPKTTLQIVKNLRICEDCHSSMKLISKVYERRIIIRDRKRFHHFDNGLCSCMDYW is encoded by the coding sequence ATGAACAATCCAATGCTAAAACCCCCAACAACACCTTACCATCATCCCCAACATCTCATCCCCCaaatcaaaacctgcaaaaacctCAAACAATTGAAGCAACTTCACGCCATtttcatcaaaacaaacaaaacaaatgacCCAACAGTATCAACAGAGCTTCTCAAACTCTCAGCAACCTCAGATTTTCGTGACCCAGTTTATGCACTCTCTCTGTTCGACCAAATGTCCCAACCAAATGTATTTGCTTGGAATACTGTCATAAGGGCACTTGCTGATAGCAGTAGTAATGCTGATGATGCATTGTTGATGTTTTGTAGAATGTTGTCTGATGGAGCTGTGGAGCCTAATGGATTCACTTTTCCTTCTGTTTTGAAGGCTTGTTGGGCTGTTGCTGGGTTGGGAGAAGGGAAACAGGTTCATGGGTTGGTTGTTAAGTTGGGGTTTGTTGAGGATGAGTTTGTTGTTAGTAATTTGCTTAGGATGTATGTCATGTGCGGGAGTAGTGAGGATGCTAGTGTTTTGTTTCATAGGAATGTTGATGGAAATGGAATGGTAGTGAGAGGAAAAAGGAGGCAAGAGGGTAATGTTGTTCTGTGTAATGTTATGATTGATGGGTATGTGAAAATTGGGAAAATTGATGCTGCTAGGGAGTTGTTTGACAAAATGGTTGAAAGAAGTGTGGTTTCTTGGAATGCGATGATTTCTGGGTATGCTCAAAATGGGTTGTTTATGGAGGCGGTTGATTTGTTTCATAGGATGATGGAGATAGGAGATGTGTTGCCAAATCGGGTGACTTTGGTTAGTGTGTTGCCTGCAATTTCGCGGCTTGGAGCACTTGAGTTGGGGAAATGGGTGCATTCGTATGCTGAGAGGAATGGTGTTCGGATTGATGAGGTTCTTGGTTCTGCTCTTGTTGATATGTATGCTAAATGTGGGAGTATTGAGAAGGCTATTCAGGTCTTTGAGAGGTTGTCGAAAACTAATGTAATAGCTTGGAATGCTATTATTGGTGGTCTTGCAATGCATGGTAAGGCCAACGATGTGTTGGATTGTTTTTCGAGGATGAAGAGAAGTGGAGTATCACCTAGTGATGTTACTTACATAGCAATCTTGAGTGCTTGTAGCCATGCTGGTTTAGTCGAAAAGGGGAGATCGATTTTCAATGACATGGTTAATAGAGTTGGATTAGAGCCTAGAATAGAACACTACGGATGCATGGTTGACCTCCTCGGACGTGCTGGTTATCTAGAAGAAGCCGAGGAGCTTATAACGAATATGCCAATAAGACCCGATGATGTCATATGGAAGGCCTTGCTTGGTGCTTGTAAGATGCATAAAAACGTCAAAATTGGTAGACGTGCGGCCGAGGTTTTAATGAAACTTGCTCCTCATGATAGCGGGGCATACGTAGCTCTCTCGAACTTGTACGCCTCATCAGGAAATTGGGATGGGGTGGCAGaggtgaggttgatgatgaaggagTTGGATATCAGAAAAGACCCTGGATGTAGTTGGATTGAAATCGATGGTGTTATACACGAGTTTCTTGTTGAGGATGATTCTCATCCTAGAGCCAAAGAAATACACTCAATGTTGAAGGAAATTTCAAACAAGTTGAGCTTGGTAGGTCATGTGCAAGATACTACACAAGTGTTGCTTAAGATGGATGAGAAACATAAAGAGAGTTTGTTGCACTACCACAGTGAGAAGATTGCAGTTGCATTTGGGTTAATTAGTACATCACCAAAGACAACACTTCAGATTGTCAAAAACTTGAGAATCTGTGAAGACTGTCATTCATCAATGAAATTAATCTCGAAAGTTTATGAGCGTAGGATAATAATTAGAGATAGGAAACGCTTTCACCATTTTGATAATGGTTTATGTTCTTGTATGGACTATTGGTAG